The Deltaproteobacteria bacterium nucleotide sequence GTTTCATTAATACACTAAGAATATAATCTTGCAAAGGTGCTTTTGCAGCAATCGCCGTCTGTAATACACTACGCATAATATCTAAAGCAAAACGGCCTTCAAGCGAGGTACGAAACAGCGAGCTAGCCTCAATTAGTTTTTCTAATCTAAGCATGCGTTCACTAAAGTTATTGGTTATCTCAAGCCTTGGGTC carries:
- a CDS encoding transposase, producing MIFCALHDRFNALLDDRFQSKETKLGEAARYIIKNYDKLTAYLDDPRLEITNNFSERMLRLEKLIEASSLFRTSLEGRFALDIMRSVLQTAIAAKAPLQDYILSVLMKPMDDIENLSVVLG